The following proteins are co-located in the Betta splendens chromosome 9, fBetSpl5.4, whole genome shotgun sequence genome:
- the nup107 gene encoding nuclear pore complex protein Nup107 isoform X1: MDWGQSELLSPVVRDDEVTVAARRRRKKVAFPSPGSGSPVVSTVTPARSLMRTNPASLFRQAVTPRAPDISSILAPGGRTPRYTRTPRNALSSPHLDDSDWTSSMYTLPVSALENSCFTDDITNLSSALLKEDDPGEAAAASLFPEFLSSFLKHSSSAVFDLLEDYQTLCQDKVDVLQPLVLRAGQNSKTAGVRWLLQQENCSWRLIASLYRDRVQSALEDDLMADMVVSQLIALKPVPSESEKVVVEQLFQRDAVIRQSQLVVDWLENIAKDQIRDFSDNIEYYAKNVCWENTLHALKMRRKNGTAFTVPLVTELDPDAPIRQQRPLADLDREDDARLLKNLFTLIRAGMTEEAQRLCIRCGQAWRAATLEGWKLYHDPNRNSGTVELQPVEGNPHRGIWKVCCWRMAEEEQLHRYERAIYASLSGNLKPLLAVCESWEDCVWSYFRVMVDTLVEKDLMSSGMAHQELETLPREYLEANWTMEKVFDELQASESKRVLEETKEHYHIIQKFVILGDLDGLLEEFSVWLTASKPLPSHLLRFMTHLVLFFRFLGLALKEEVCVDVLKAYISLLIRDKQTELVASYVGQLPAELATAQYAAFLETVSQAELRPRCLELATDAGLDVAAITKLVVETVREKDESDFTHHSQTLEMGTSKEDKMKIDVIDWLMFDPAHRSEALKQSNAIMRKFLALQKHDAAKAVFTKVPEDSMKEIYSQWAGIGQTVLPAEDENAIREHLCIRAYLEAHEAFTEWFSHSSSPPQKPTPAPEVKFTEKVANEMREKEYQASLSAWSSRLDVLTEDVKERIYNVLLFVDGGWMVDNRQDSEQDTERSHQMAALRSLCLPRLSFLLLSVLQNSSRHQEALRLADIISSDQHQLYQVFAKEELRRFLQKLRESSLALLDRGLDPLGYELQS; the protein is encoded by the exons CAGGGCTCCAGATATTTCTTCTATTTTGGCTCCAGGAGGTCGAACCCCTCGATACACACGCACGCCTAGAAATGCACTCAGCAGTCCT CATTTGGATGACAGTGACTGGACCAGCAGCATGTACACCCTacctgtttctgcattggagAACAGTTGTTTCACAGACGACATCACCAACCTTAGCTCTGCCTTACTAAAAGAAGATGATCCAGGAGAAGCTG CGGCTGCTAGTCTGTTCCCAGAgtttctttcatcttttctgaagcattcttcctctgctgtgtttgatcTGCTTGAGGATTACCAGACACTTTGCCAAGACAAG GTGGATGTGTTGCAGCCTTTGGTCCTCAGAGCAGGTCAGAACAGTAAAACAGCAGGAGTCCGATGGCTGCTGCAGCAAGAGAACTGCTCCTGGAGGCTTATTGCCTCTCTTTACAG ggaTCGTGTCCAGTCAGCACTAGAAGATGACCTCATGGCAGACATGGTTGTGAGTCAACTTATCGCACTTAAACCT gTTCCCAGTGAGAGTGAGAAGGTTGTAGTGGAGCAGCTTTTTCAGCGGGATGCTGTCATACGACAAAGCCAG CTGGTTGTTGATTGGCTGGAGAACATTGCCAAGGATCAAATTCGTGATTTCTCTGATAACATAGAGTACTATGCCAAAAATGTTTGCTG GGAGAACACACTCCATGCACTGAAGATGAGGCGAAAGAATGGCACTGCCTTCACTGTCCCTCTGGTCACTGAGCTG GACCCGGATGCTCCTATCCGGCAACAGCGCCCTCTAGCAGACCTGGACAGAGAGGATGATGCCAGGCTGCTGAAGAACTTGTTCACACTGATCAGAGCTGGGATGACTGAAGAG gcTCAGAGACTGTGTATACGCTGCGGTCAGGCCTGGAGAGCCGCAACGCTGGAAGGTTGGAAACTCTACCATGATCCCAACAGGAACTCGG GCACTGTTGAGTTGCAGCCTGTTGAAGGAAACCCTCATAGAGGAATCTGGAAGGTCTGTTGCTGGAGAATGGCAGAGGAG GAGCAGTTGCATCGATATGAGCGAGCGATCTATGCCAGTCTGAGTGGAAACCTTAAGCCG ctgcTAGCAGTGTGTGAGTCTTGGGAAGACTGTGTTTGGTCATACTTCAGAGTAATGGTCGACACGCTGGTTGAAAAAGACCTGATGTCATCTGGTATGGCTCATCAAGAATTAGAGACACTGCCACGAGAATACCTGGAGGCGAA TTGGACCATGGAAAAGGTGTTTGATGAGCTTCAGGCTTCAGAATCAAAG AGGGTGTTGGAGGAGACGAAAGAGCATTACCACATCATCCAGAAGTTTGTCATCCTGGGAGACCTGGATG GTCTCCTGGAGGAATTTTCAGTTTGGCTGACCGCCTCAAAGCCCCTCCCCTCACATCTGCTACGATTCATGACTCACCTTGTACTGTTTTTCCGCTTTCTGGGTTTGGCGTTGAAG gaggaagtgtgtgtggatgtgctgaAAGCGTACATCTCCCTCTTGATTCGGGATAAGCAGACTGAACTGGTTGCAAGCTATGTCGGCCAGCTACCAGCTGAGCTCGCCACTGCTCAGTATGCTGCTTTCCTGGAGACAGTCAGTCAGGCGGAGCTCCGCCCCCGCTGCCTGGAGCTGGCTACTGACGCTG GTCTTGATGTTGCTGCAATTACCAAGTTGGTGGTGGAGACTGTAAGAGAGAAAGACGAGTCAGACTTCACACATCATAGTCAAACTCTGGAGATGGGAACTTCAAAG GAGGACAAAATGAAAATTGATGTTATTGATTGGCTGATGTTTGACCCTGCCCATCGATCCGAGGCCCTGAAACAGTCCAATGCCATCATGAGGAAATTCCTTG cCTTGCAGAAACATGATGCAGCCAAGGCAGTGTTCACTAAAGTTCCAGAGGATTCGATGAAGGAGATTTACTCCCAGTGGGCGGGAATTGGTCAGACTGTCTTACCTGCTGAGGATGAGAACGCCATCAGAGAACATCTGTGCATCAGAGCCTACCTG GAAGCCCACGAGGCCTTCACTGAATGGTTTAGCCATAGCAGTTCTCCACCACAGAAGCCAACTCCTGCTCCTGAGGTGAAATTCACAGAGAAAGTAGCCAATgagatgagagagaaagaatACCAG GCCTCCTTGTCTGCCTGGTCATCCCGTTTGGATGTTCTGACAGAAGATGTGAAAGAGAGGATCTACAACGTGCTACTATTTGTAGACGGAGGCTGGATGGTCGACAACAGACAG GATTCAGAGCAGGATACCGAGCGCAGCCATCAGATGGCAGCTTTGCGCTCCCTGTGTCTGCCTCGCCTTAGCTTCTTGCTGCTTAGTGTGCTACAGAACTCCTCCAGACACCAGGAGGCACTGCGACTGGCTGACATCATCTCATCTGATCAGCACCAGCTCTACCAG GTTTTCGCaaaagaggagctgaggagattTCTTCAGAAGTTAAGGGAGTCGTCACTCGCTCTGTTGGACCGAGGACTGGACCCACTGGGCTATGAGTTACAgtcatga
- the nup107 gene encoding nuclear pore complex protein Nup107 isoform X2 yields the protein MDWGQSELLSPVVRDDEVTVAARRRRKKVAFPSPGSGSPVVSTVTPARSLMRTNPASLFRQAVTPRAPDISSILAPGGRTPRYTRTPRNALSSPHLDDSDWTSSMYTLPVSALENSCFTDDITNLSSALLKEDDPGEAAAASLFPEFLSSFLKHSSSAVFDLLEDYQTLCQDKVDVLQPLVLRAGQNSKTAGVRWLLQQENCSWRLIASLYRDRVQSALEDDLMADMVVPSESEKVVVEQLFQRDAVIRQSQLVVDWLENIAKDQIRDFSDNIEYYAKNVCWENTLHALKMRRKNGTAFTVPLVTELDPDAPIRQQRPLADLDREDDARLLKNLFTLIRAGMTEEAQRLCIRCGQAWRAATLEGWKLYHDPNRNSGTVELQPVEGNPHRGIWKVCCWRMAEEEQLHRYERAIYASLSGNLKPLLAVCESWEDCVWSYFRVMVDTLVEKDLMSSGMAHQELETLPREYLEANWTMEKVFDELQASESKRVLEETKEHYHIIQKFVILGDLDGLLEEFSVWLTASKPLPSHLLRFMTHLVLFFRFLGLALKEEVCVDVLKAYISLLIRDKQTELVASYVGQLPAELATAQYAAFLETVSQAELRPRCLELATDAGLDVAAITKLVVETVREKDESDFTHHSQTLEMGTSKEDKMKIDVIDWLMFDPAHRSEALKQSNAIMRKFLALQKHDAAKAVFTKVPEDSMKEIYSQWAGIGQTVLPAEDENAIREHLCIRAYLEAHEAFTEWFSHSSSPPQKPTPAPEVKFTEKVANEMREKEYQASLSAWSSRLDVLTEDVKERIYNVLLFVDGGWMVDNRQDSEQDTERSHQMAALRSLCLPRLSFLLLSVLQNSSRHQEALRLADIISSDQHQLYQVFAKEELRRFLQKLRESSLALLDRGLDPLGYELQS from the exons CAGGGCTCCAGATATTTCTTCTATTTTGGCTCCAGGAGGTCGAACCCCTCGATACACACGCACGCCTAGAAATGCACTCAGCAGTCCT CATTTGGATGACAGTGACTGGACCAGCAGCATGTACACCCTacctgtttctgcattggagAACAGTTGTTTCACAGACGACATCACCAACCTTAGCTCTGCCTTACTAAAAGAAGATGATCCAGGAGAAGCTG CGGCTGCTAGTCTGTTCCCAGAgtttctttcatcttttctgaagcattcttcctctgctgtgtttgatcTGCTTGAGGATTACCAGACACTTTGCCAAGACAAG GTGGATGTGTTGCAGCCTTTGGTCCTCAGAGCAGGTCAGAACAGTAAAACAGCAGGAGTCCGATGGCTGCTGCAGCAAGAGAACTGCTCCTGGAGGCTTATTGCCTCTCTTTACAG ggaTCGTGTCCAGTCAGCACTAGAAGATGACCTCATGGCAGACATGGTT gTTCCCAGTGAGAGTGAGAAGGTTGTAGTGGAGCAGCTTTTTCAGCGGGATGCTGTCATACGACAAAGCCAG CTGGTTGTTGATTGGCTGGAGAACATTGCCAAGGATCAAATTCGTGATTTCTCTGATAACATAGAGTACTATGCCAAAAATGTTTGCTG GGAGAACACACTCCATGCACTGAAGATGAGGCGAAAGAATGGCACTGCCTTCACTGTCCCTCTGGTCACTGAGCTG GACCCGGATGCTCCTATCCGGCAACAGCGCCCTCTAGCAGACCTGGACAGAGAGGATGATGCCAGGCTGCTGAAGAACTTGTTCACACTGATCAGAGCTGGGATGACTGAAGAG gcTCAGAGACTGTGTATACGCTGCGGTCAGGCCTGGAGAGCCGCAACGCTGGAAGGTTGGAAACTCTACCATGATCCCAACAGGAACTCGG GCACTGTTGAGTTGCAGCCTGTTGAAGGAAACCCTCATAGAGGAATCTGGAAGGTCTGTTGCTGGAGAATGGCAGAGGAG GAGCAGTTGCATCGATATGAGCGAGCGATCTATGCCAGTCTGAGTGGAAACCTTAAGCCG ctgcTAGCAGTGTGTGAGTCTTGGGAAGACTGTGTTTGGTCATACTTCAGAGTAATGGTCGACACGCTGGTTGAAAAAGACCTGATGTCATCTGGTATGGCTCATCAAGAATTAGAGACACTGCCACGAGAATACCTGGAGGCGAA TTGGACCATGGAAAAGGTGTTTGATGAGCTTCAGGCTTCAGAATCAAAG AGGGTGTTGGAGGAGACGAAAGAGCATTACCACATCATCCAGAAGTTTGTCATCCTGGGAGACCTGGATG GTCTCCTGGAGGAATTTTCAGTTTGGCTGACCGCCTCAAAGCCCCTCCCCTCACATCTGCTACGATTCATGACTCACCTTGTACTGTTTTTCCGCTTTCTGGGTTTGGCGTTGAAG gaggaagtgtgtgtggatgtgctgaAAGCGTACATCTCCCTCTTGATTCGGGATAAGCAGACTGAACTGGTTGCAAGCTATGTCGGCCAGCTACCAGCTGAGCTCGCCACTGCTCAGTATGCTGCTTTCCTGGAGACAGTCAGTCAGGCGGAGCTCCGCCCCCGCTGCCTGGAGCTGGCTACTGACGCTG GTCTTGATGTTGCTGCAATTACCAAGTTGGTGGTGGAGACTGTAAGAGAGAAAGACGAGTCAGACTTCACACATCATAGTCAAACTCTGGAGATGGGAACTTCAAAG GAGGACAAAATGAAAATTGATGTTATTGATTGGCTGATGTTTGACCCTGCCCATCGATCCGAGGCCCTGAAACAGTCCAATGCCATCATGAGGAAATTCCTTG cCTTGCAGAAACATGATGCAGCCAAGGCAGTGTTCACTAAAGTTCCAGAGGATTCGATGAAGGAGATTTACTCCCAGTGGGCGGGAATTGGTCAGACTGTCTTACCTGCTGAGGATGAGAACGCCATCAGAGAACATCTGTGCATCAGAGCCTACCTG GAAGCCCACGAGGCCTTCACTGAATGGTTTAGCCATAGCAGTTCTCCACCACAGAAGCCAACTCCTGCTCCTGAGGTGAAATTCACAGAGAAAGTAGCCAATgagatgagagagaaagaatACCAG GCCTCCTTGTCTGCCTGGTCATCCCGTTTGGATGTTCTGACAGAAGATGTGAAAGAGAGGATCTACAACGTGCTACTATTTGTAGACGGAGGCTGGATGGTCGACAACAGACAG GATTCAGAGCAGGATACCGAGCGCAGCCATCAGATGGCAGCTTTGCGCTCCCTGTGTCTGCCTCGCCTTAGCTTCTTGCTGCTTAGTGTGCTACAGAACTCCTCCAGACACCAGGAGGCACTGCGACTGGCTGACATCATCTCATCTGATCAGCACCAGCTCTACCAG GTTTTCGCaaaagaggagctgaggagattTCTTCAGAAGTTAAGGGAGTCGTCACTCGCTCTGTTGGACCGAGGACTGGACCCACTGGGCTATGAGTTACAgtcatga